Below is a genomic region from Nitratidesulfovibrio sp..
GGACGCCGAATTCGCCCACCCTGCCGACGTTGCCGACCATCTGGAGAATCTTTCGCTGGAACGTCAGGTGTGCATGCTGCGCCACCTGCCCGCAGAGGACGCCGCCGACGCCCTGGCCGAGCTTGACGAGCACGTGCGCGTCGACCTGCTGGAAAACCTCGATGCCGACGTGGCCGCCCAGATCCTGTCCGAAATGTCGCCCGACGACGCGGCGGACGTGCTGGACGAACTGGACGAGGACCACCGCGACGTTCTTTTGAGCAGCCTCGAAACCGAGGACGCCGAGGAAATCCGCCACCTCATGGCCTTCGACCCGGATACCGCGGGCGGGGTCATGAACACCGAGGTGATCATCCTCGACCACGGCCTGACCGCCGACCAGGCCATCCTGCAGATTCGCGCCGAGATCGAAGACAAGGAGATTCCCTATTACGCCTACGTCGTGGACGAACAGGACCGGCTGGTGGGCGTGCTTTCGCTGCGCGACATCATGCTCTGCAAGCCCGGCAACAAGCTGCGGGACGAGGTGCGCGGACAGGGCCTGATTTCCGTGCTGTTCGACCAGGACAAGGAAGAGGTGGCGCACCTGCTGGGCCACTACAACTTCATGGCCATGCCCGTGGTGGACTACGAGGGCCGCCTGCTGGGCGTGGTCACCCACGACGACATCATCGACATCATCCACGACGAAGCGTCCGAGGACATGCTGGGCATGGTGGGCGCGGGCACGGACGAAAGCGTGGACACGCCGTGGCACGAATCGGTGCTGAAGCGGCTGCCGTGGCTGGTCATCAACATGCTGAACTCTGCGGTGTCGGCGTCGGTGGTGTACATGTTCGAAGGGTCCATCGCCCAGATGGCGGTGCTGGCCGTGCTGATGCCCATGGTGGCCAACCAGGCGGGCAACACCGGGCAGCAGGCGCTGGCGGTGATGATCCGGCAGTTGGCGGTGGAGCGGTTCGACCGGCGCAAGGCGTGGTGGGCCGTGCTGCGCGAGGCCAAGATAGGCCTGTCCAGCGGGGTCATTGTCGCATTGCTGGTGCTGGTCACGGTGTGGGTGCTGGCCGGATCGTGGAAGCTGGCCTCGGTCATGTCGCTGGCGCTGCTCCTGGACATGCTGCTGGGCGCGCTGGCCGGGGCGTCCATTCCGCTCATCCTGCGCGCGCTGGGGCGCGACCCGGCGCAGGCCTCCAGCATCTTCCTGACGGCCATCACCGACGGCGCGGGATTTTTCATCTTTTTGGGGCTTGCGACGGTTGTCCTGTTCTAGGGGGCGTGTGGCGTGGCCACGTGCAGGCGACGCAGGTAAAACGCGCAGGGAAGCTCGACTGCAAACAAGAAGGGCCGGTCCCCCATGGTGGGACCGGCCCTTGGCCGTTCGGTGCGGCAGCCCGCCGTCGCGCGGGCTACAGGGTGAGCACCGAGGCGTCTATGATCTCGCGGCGCATCTCCAGAAAGTGCTTGCCCGTCAGGTCACGCGGGCGGGGCAGGTCCACTGTGTAGGTGCGCTGCACCCGACCGGGCAGCTTGCCTTCGATGGTGACGATCCGGTCGGCCAGAAACAGCGCCTCGTCGGTGTTGTTGGTCACGAAGAGGACGGTGCGCTTGTCGGTCTGCCAGATGCGTTCGGTTTCCTGCTCCATGAAGATGCGCGTCTGGGCGTCCAACTGGCCGAAGGGTTCATCCAGCAGCATCACCCTGGGCTTGTTGGCGTAGGCGCGGGCAATGCCTACGCGTTGCTTCATGCCGCCGGAAAGCTGGTGCGGGTAGTGCTTTTCAAAACCGTTCAGCCCCACAAGGTCGATATAGTGCATGGCGATGTCGCGGGCTTCGTCACTGGGCAGGCCGCACAGTTTCGGTCCCATTTCCACGTTGCCGAGCACCGTCTTCCACGGAAAGAGCATGTACCCCTGGAACACCAGCCCCCGGTCGGCCCCTGGCCCGGTCACGGGTTCGCCATCCAGGGTAACGGTGCCGGTGGTGGGTGTTTCCAGCCCGGCGATGATGCGCAGCAGCGTGCTCTTGCCGCTCTGGCCGGGGCCCAGGATGACCACGAATTCGTTGGCCTGCACGTCGAGGCTTACGTCCTCTAGCACTGGCACTTCCTGTG
It encodes:
- the mgtE gene encoding magnesium transporter, with the translated sequence MTGQEHGHDRKHDRHCVDGAPRDDGDACRTIVLPEECRDPATPGEDAEFAHPADVADHLENLSLERQVCMLRHLPAEDAADALAELDEHVRVDLLENLDADVAAQILSEMSPDDAADVLDELDEDHRDVLLSSLETEDAEEIRHLMAFDPDTAGGVMNTEVIILDHGLTADQAILQIRAEIEDKEIPYYAYVVDEQDRLVGVLSLRDIMLCKPGNKLRDEVRGQGLISVLFDQDKEEVAHLLGHYNFMAMPVVDYEGRLLGVVTHDDIIDIIHDEASEDMLGMVGAGTDESVDTPWHESVLKRLPWLVINMLNSAVSASVVYMFEGSIAQMAVLAVLMPMVANQAGNTGQQALAVMIRQLAVERFDRRKAWWAVLREAKIGLSSGVIVALLVLVTVWVLAGSWKLASVMSLALLLDMLLGALAGASIPLILRALGRDPAQASSIFLTAITDGAGFFIFLGLATVVLF
- a CDS encoding ABC transporter ATP-binding protein, with product MIECRNVSKTFIQKGTQEVPVLEDVSLDVQANEFVVILGPGQSGKSTLLRIIAGLETPTTGTVTLDGEPVTGPGADRGLVFQGYMLFPWKTVLGNVEMGPKLCGLPSDEARDIAMHYIDLVGLNGFEKHYPHQLSGGMKQRVGIARAYANKPRVMLLDEPFGQLDAQTRIFMEQETERIWQTDKRTVLFVTNNTDEALFLADRIVTIEGKLPGRVQRTYTVDLPRPRDLTGKHFLEMRREIIDASVLTL